Proteins encoded together in one Oreochromis aureus strain Israel breed Guangdong linkage group 23, ZZ_aureus, whole genome shotgun sequence window:
- the LOC116320502 gene encoding E3 ubiquitin-protein ligase TRIM39-like encodes MSAASCLLSEDQFLCSICWDVFTDPVSTPCGHNFCKNCISQHWDISEKCQCPMCKNVFYTKTELQINTFISDMVSQFRLETQQKSTTSSSEQQAAKPGEVPCDICTGIKMKALKSCLVCLASYCQTHLESHLTMKGLKRHQLIDPEENLEGRMCMKHDKPLELFCKTDQTCVCMLCSVIDHRTHESVPLREEYEVKKADLWKTEAEIQQMITNRLLKIRKIKKSVKMSKDAVDREKAKGVRVFTALSKSLRRRLSKLIKEIEDKQETTEKQAEGFIKDLEQEISELMKRSSEVEQLSCFKDHLHLLQSFSSLKAAPTTKDCTEVSIHPPSYEGTVVRVVDQLKETLSKDMKKLFEAELKRVQQYAVDVTLDPDTAHPKLILSDDGKQVHCGDKKKKCPDNPERFSKEIVVSGKQSVSSGRFYFEVLVKGKTEWALGVVRESVNRKKKITPSPEKGYWTIGAYENICAAFEDPEVRLPLQSGSEKVGVFVDYEEGLVSFYDVDHAALIYSFTGCSFTEKLYPFFCPGVNDDDNSAPLIIFPVNQSVRSFSMRKSDHNQVNLII; translated from the coding sequence ATGTCTGCTGCCAGCTGTCTTCTATCTGAAGATCAGTTTCTGTGCTCCATCTGTTGGGATGTCTTCACTGATCCAGTCTCCACACCATGTGGACACAActtctgcaaaaactgcatCAGTCAACACTGGGATATCAGTGAGAAGTGTCAGTGTCCCATGTGTAAAAATGTGTTCTACACAAAAACTGAACTGCAAATCAACACTTTCATCTCTGACATGGTTTCTCAGTTCAGACTTGAAACTCAGCAGAAATCCACCACCAGCAGTTCAGAGCAACAAGCTGCCAAACCAGGAGAAGTTCCCTGTGACATCTGCACTGGAATCAAAATGAAGGCCCTGAAGTCCTGCCTGGTGTGTCTGGCCTCCTACTGTCAGACTCACCTGGAGTCTCATCTGACAATGAAAGGTCTGAAAAGACATCAGCTGATCGATCCTGAGGAGAACCTGGAAGGCAGGATGTGTATGAAGCATGATAAACCTCTGGAGCTGTTCTGTAAGACCGATCAGACATGTGTCTGCATGCTCTGCTCTGTCATAGACCACAGGACTCATGAGTCTGTTCCTCTGAGAGAAGAATATGAAGTAAAGAAGGCAGACCTGTGGAAGACTGAGGCTGAAATTCAACAAATGATCACAAACAGACTACTGAAGATTCGAAAGATCAAAAAGTCAGTGAAAATGAGTAAAGATGCTGTTGacagagagaaagcaaaaggTGTTCGGGTCTTTACTGCTCTGAGCAAGAGTCTCAGGAGACGTCTGAGCAAGCTCATAAAGGAGAttgaagacaaacaggaaacaacagaGAAACAGGCTGAAGGTTTCATCAAAGATCTGGAACAGGAAATCTCTGAGCTGATGAAGAGAAGCTCTGAGGTGGAACAGCTCTCATGCTTTAAAgatcacctccacctcctccaaagcTTCTCCTCTCTGAAAGCTGCTCCAACCACCAAGGACTGCACAGAGGTCAGTATCCATCCACCATCATATGAGGGGACTGTGGTGAGAGttgtggatcagctgaaggaGACACTCAGTAAAGACATGAAGAAGCTTTTTgaggctgagctgaagaggGTCCAGCAGTATGCAGTGGATGTGACTCTTGATCCTGATACAGCACATCCTAAACTCATCCTGTCTGATGATGGAAAACAAGTACACTGTGGtgataagaagaagaaatgtcCAGACAACCCAGAGAGATTTTCTAAAGAGATTGTTGTTTCAGGAAAGCAGAGTGTCTCTTCAGGCagattttactttgaagttCTGGTTAAAGGAAAGACCGAATGGGCTTTAGGAGTGGTCAGAGAGTCagtcaacaggaagaaaaaaatcacaccgAGTCCTGAGAAAGGTTACTGGACTATAGGAGCATATGAAAACATTTGTGCAGCTTTTGAGGATCCTGAAGTCCGTCTCCCGCTTCAGTCTGGTTCTGAGAAGGTGGGGGTGTTTGTGGATTATGAGGAAGGTCTGGTCTCCTTTTATGATGTAGATCATGCAGCTCTTATCTACTCCTTTACTGGCTGCTCCTTCACTGAGAAACTCTACCCATTCTTCTGTCCTGGtgttaatgatgatgataactcTGCACCTCTGATCATCTTTCCTGTCAATCAGTCAGTCCGATCTTTCTCCATGAGGAAATCGGATCACAATCAGGTTAATCTCATCATTTAA